In Mucilaginibacter celer, one DNA window encodes the following:
- a CDS encoding RagB/SusD family nutrient uptake outer membrane protein — MKFLNIKSIHICAAVLMLVLAGGCKKAIEIGPSLVTANAGNAFSSNSAAQSVVAGIYSRMSQGSFFQGQYGISINMGLAADELTNINSGASSFGPFYTNNYSPALAPSFWAEFYKLLYFCNTAIDGISNSPSVTGNVKNQLLGEVKFLRGFIFFYALNLYGTPPLTLSTDYTINNTIGNSTPDALYKQIINDLKAAQAALADNIYVDANGATVTDRVRPNKQTASAMLARVYLYMRDWKNAEDEATSVLGSATYTLLPQQNISQVFLKGSRETIWALQPTSLVYLNTIDAYYLIVNTNYRASLQFPISPQLQNAFEPNDARFTNWVSTFTTPATPAVTYYYANKYKVSSVSSTIAVTEYPIVMRLAEQFLIRAEARAQQNNLTGAATDLNTIRTRAGLGATTASGQADMITAIMHERQVELFTEWGHRWFDLKRNNLLNDVMTTVAPTKGTTWASFKQLMPIPPADIQADPNIVQNPGYN, encoded by the coding sequence ATGAAATTTTTAAACATAAAATCAATTCATATATGTGCTGCCGTACTTATGCTGGTTTTAGCAGGCGGTTGCAAAAAGGCTATCGAAATAGGCCCTTCATTGGTTACTGCCAACGCAGGTAATGCCTTTTCATCAAACAGTGCGGCGCAATCTGTTGTGGCAGGTATTTATTCACGCATGTCGCAAGGCTCCTTCTTTCAGGGACAGTACGGTATCAGTATCAATATGGGTCTTGCTGCCGATGAGCTAACCAATATTAATAGTGGCGCTTCAAGTTTCGGCCCATTTTATACCAACAACTATTCACCGGCACTTGCACCATCATTTTGGGCCGAATTTTACAAACTGCTATATTTTTGCAATACAGCTATTGATGGTATAAGCAACTCGCCATCCGTTACCGGCAATGTGAAAAATCAATTACTTGGCGAAGTAAAGTTTTTAAGAGGCTTCATCTTCTTTTACGCTTTAAACCTGTATGGTACCCCGCCGCTAACTTTATCTACCGATTATACCATCAATAACACCATAGGTAACAGCACACCGGATGCTTTATACAAGCAAATTATCAACGATTTAAAAGCTGCCCAGGCCGCTTTGGCAGATAATATTTATGTTGATGCCAATGGAGCTACAGTAACCGATAGGGTGCGCCCCAACAAACAAACCGCAAGCGCCATGTTGGCAAGGGTTTACCTTTACATGCGCGACTGGAAAAACGCTGAAGATGAGGCAACTTCTGTTTTAGGTAGTGCTACCTATACCCTACTTCCGCAGCAAAACATCAGCCAGGTGTTTTTGAAGGGTAGTCGTGAAACTATCTGGGCTTTGCAGCCAACATCGCTTGTGTATCTCAACACCATAGATGCTTACTATCTTATTGTAAATACCAATTACCGGGCTTCTCTTCAATTCCCGATAAGCCCGCAGCTGCAAAACGCTTTTGAACCTAACGATGCCCGTTTTACCAACTGGGTAAGTACATTTACAACACCTGCAACTCCGGCTGTTACCTATTACTATGCCAATAAATACAAAGTATCGTCGGTTAGCTCAACAATAGCTGTAACTGAATACCCTATTGTAATGCGCTTAGCCGAACAATTTTTGATCCGCGCCGAGGCCAGGGCGCAGCAAAATAACCTAACCGGTGCAGCAACCGACCTGAATACCATTCGTACCCGCGCCGGGCTTGGTGCAACAACAGCATCCGGACAAGCCGATATGATCACGGCTATTATGCACGAACGACAAGTGGAGCTATTTACCGAATGGGGCCACCGCTGGTTTGATTTGAAACGTAACAATCTATTAAACGATGTAATGACTACCGTTGCGCCAACCAAAGGCACTACATGGGCCAGCTTTAAGCAGCTCATGCCCATCCCACCGGCTGATATACAGGCCGATCCAAACATTGTGCAAAACCCGGGTTATAACTAA